The following are encoded together in the Pontibacter liquoris genome:
- a CDS encoding NAD(P)-dependent oxidoreductase → MKKVKIGIIKEGKVPVDKRVPLTPKKCVEAMQVFPDAQVVVQPSAVRCFTDQEYAELNIPLQQDLNDCDVLMGVKEVPIDQLIPSKTYFFFSHTIKKQPHNAKLLRAILDKHITLIDYELLTNSEGQRVVAFGRYAGIVGAYNGILTYGKKWGLFDLKPAYLCHEMEDMQEEYFKVQLPPIKIAITGGGRVAGGAMEVLNKMGIRKVSVFDYLYKQFSEPVYAQLHSGDYNNRPDVEVWDSPDFYANPHLYQSTFRKFTRVTDLLLACAYWHPSAPKLFTEEDMRQPDFKIDTIADITCDVNGSIPTTKKATTIIEPAFDFNPTTGEMEQAYSRKENITVMAVDNLPCELPRNASRDFGRNIIDYVFPQFFNEDEGGMLARATIAHAGKLTEKYSYLQEYADSAIINKEKETKV, encoded by the coding sequence ATGAAGAAAGTTAAGATCGGGATCATAAAAGAAGGCAAAGTACCGGTGGACAAACGGGTGCCGCTGACGCCTAAAAAGTGTGTGGAGGCTATGCAGGTTTTCCCGGACGCGCAGGTAGTGGTGCAGCCCAGCGCGGTGCGTTGCTTCACTGATCAGGAGTATGCGGAGCTGAACATCCCGTTGCAGCAGGACCTGAATGATTGCGACGTGCTGATGGGCGTAAAGGAAGTGCCCATCGACCAGCTGATCCCGAGCAAGACCTACTTCTTCTTCTCGCATACTATAAAGAAGCAACCGCATAACGCCAAGCTGCTCCGAGCCATACTTGACAAACACATCACTCTTATAGATTACGAGCTGCTCACCAACTCCGAAGGGCAGCGGGTGGTGGCGTTCGGACGGTATGCCGGTATTGTAGGCGCCTACAACGGCATCCTGACCTATGGCAAAAAGTGGGGCCTGTTCGATCTGAAGCCTGCCTACCTCTGCCACGAGATGGAGGATATGCAGGAGGAATACTTTAAGGTGCAGCTGCCCCCTATCAAGATTGCTATAACGGGCGGCGGCCGTGTAGCGGGTGGTGCCATGGAAGTGCTCAATAAGATGGGCATCCGGAAAGTGAGTGTGTTTGATTACCTTTATAAGCAGTTCAGTGAGCCGGTGTATGCCCAGCTGCACTCCGGTGATTACAACAACCGCCCTGATGTGGAAGTATGGGACTCGCCGGATTTTTATGCCAACCCGCACCTCTACCAGTCCACGTTCCGCAAGTTTACCCGTGTAACCGATCTGCTGCTGGCTTGCGCCTACTGGCACCCGAGCGCGCCCAAACTATTTACCGAAGAAGACATGCGCCAGCCCGACTTCAAGATCGATACTATTGCCGATATTACCTGTGATGTGAACGGCTCCATCCCGACCACAAAAAAGGCCACTACTATAATAGAACCCGCTTTCGATTTCAATCCTACTACTGGGGAGATGGAGCAGGCCTACAGCCGCAAAGAGAACATCACGGTAATGGCCGTAGACAACCTGCCCTGCGAGCTCCCGCGTAATGCTTCCCGCGATTTCGGCCGCAATATCATTGACTATGTGTTTCCGCAGTTCTTTAACGAAGACGAAGGCGGCATGCTGGCCCGCGCCACCATAGCCCATGCCGGAAAGCTGACAGAAAAGTATAGCTATCTGCAGGAGTACGCCGACAGTGCTATTATTAATAAAGAGAAAGAAACGAAGGTTTAG